One genomic window of Sphingomonas ginsengisoli An et al. 2013 includes the following:
- a CDS encoding pyrimidine 5'-nucleotidase has product MDPRFAHITDWVFDLDNCLYPASTGLFGLIDERMQAYIRQLKGCDAAEAKRVQKAHFHAHGTTLAGLMAEHDIDPHHFLDDVHDIPLDRVAPDARLVRGLGRLPGRKFVFTNGDAPYARRVLERIGAADQFEQLHDIIASELRPKPDPHGYRLMLASFGIDPARACMVEDMAQNLRPAKALGMTTVWVDNGSERGNHDAEPGHIDVTIRDVGEWLEKLLGEEQ; this is encoded by the coding sequence ATGGACCCGCGCTTTGCCCATATCACCGACTGGGTGTTCGACCTCGACAACTGCCTCTACCCGGCGTCGACCGGGCTGTTCGGGCTGATCGACGAGCGGATGCAGGCCTATATCCGGCAGTTGAAGGGCTGCGATGCCGCTGAGGCGAAGCGGGTGCAGAAGGCGCATTTCCATGCCCACGGGACGACGCTCGCCGGGCTGATGGCCGAGCATGACATCGATCCCCACCATTTCCTCGACGACGTTCACGACATTCCGCTCGACCGGGTCGCGCCCGACGCGCGGCTGGTGCGGGGGTTGGGCCGGCTGCCGGGGCGCAAGTTCGTCTTCACCAACGGCGATGCGCCTTATGCGCGGCGCGTGCTCGAGCGGATCGGCGCGGCCGACCAGTTCGAGCAGCTGCACGACATCATCGCCTCCGAGCTTCGGCCCAAGCCCGACCCGCACGGCTATCGGCTGATGCTGGCGAGCTTCGGGATCGACCCGGCCCGCGCCTGCATGGTCGAGGACATGGCGCAGAATTTGCGGCCGGCCAAAGCGCTCGGCATGACGACGGTGTGGGTGGACAATGGCTCCGAGCGGGGCAACCACGATGCCGAGCCGGGCCATATCGACGTGACGATCCGCGATGTCGGTGAGTGGCTGGAAAAATTGTTGGGAGAAGAACAGTGA
- a CDS encoding sulfite exporter TauE/SafE family protein codes for MDIYLPIAGMSVSAPLIVVLGFLVGILSGLFGVGGGFLTTPLLIFYGIPPAVAVASATTQLTGASVSGVLAHMRRGGVDFRMGGVMIAGGLVGSASGAGIFRLLQSSGQIDTVIGILYVLLLGSIGGLMLRDAAIALGWIATAAPAEPRPRHKSWIAGLPGRWRFYASGLYLSPIAPALLGFAAGVLTVLLGVGGGFILVPAMIYLLGMATRVVVGTSLVMILAVSAATTMIHALTTQSVDIVLAALLLVGGVIGAQVGAILTTRIKPDYLRLALALIILLVAARMALGLTYRPDEIFSIEYL; via the coding sequence ATGGACATCTACCTCCCGATCGCCGGCATGTCCGTCAGTGCGCCGCTGATCGTGGTGCTCGGCTTTCTGGTCGGCATCCTGTCCGGCCTGTTCGGCGTCGGCGGCGGGTTTCTGACCACCCCGCTCCTCATCTTCTACGGCATTCCTCCTGCGGTCGCGGTCGCCTCGGCGACCACCCAGCTGACGGGCGCCAGCGTCTCGGGCGTGCTCGCGCACATGCGCCGCGGCGGGGTCGATTTCCGGATGGGCGGAGTGATGATCGCCGGCGGCCTCGTCGGCAGCGCGAGCGGGGCGGGCATCTTCCGCCTGCTCCAGTCGAGCGGCCAGATCGATACCGTCATCGGCATCCTCTACGTCCTCCTGCTCGGCTCGATCGGCGGGCTGATGCTCCGCGACGCGGCAATCGCGCTCGGCTGGATCGCCACCGCCGCCCCCGCCGAGCCCCGCCCCCGTCACAAGAGCTGGATCGCCGGTCTGCCCGGCCGCTGGCGCTTCTATGCCTCGGGCCTCTATCTCTCGCCGATCGCCCCGGCGCTGCTCGGCTTCGCCGCGGGCGTGCTGACCGTGCTGCTCGGGGTCGGCGGCGGCTTCATCCTCGTCCCGGCGATGATCTATTTGCTCGGCATGGCGACGCGGGTGGTGGTCGGCACCAGCCTCGTCATGATCCTCGCGGTCAGCGCGGCGACCACCATGATCCATGCGCTGACCACCCAGTCGGTCGACATCGTCCTCGCCGCCCTGCTCCTGGTCGGCGGCGTGATCGGCGCACAGGTCGGCGCGATCCTCACCACCCGGATCAAGCCCGACTATCTCCGCCTCGCCCTCGCGCTGATCATCCTGCTGGTCGCGGCGCGGATGGCGCTCGGGCTCACCTATCGCCCGGACGAGATCTTCTCGATCGAATATCTGTGA
- a CDS encoding TIGR02186 family protein produces MRRLALLLALAPFLSAQTAPTLVPDISARRIDIQYSFTGAQLLLFGAIVYPRGRVPEAPADIVVVLKGPSQPIMVREKQRLAGIWTNADSNRFRSAPGFYAVASSRPISTLVDSRTAAIYELGLQNLQLSPGGGAQPDKERRFEAGLLDLRRRQGLYVEDGSGVEISANVLYRARIFIPSQVPVGTYTAETFLIERGKVIAAATKEIQVGKSGFERVVAQAARRHAFAYGLAAVALSLFLGWAAAAAFRRRGA; encoded by the coding sequence ATCCGTCGGCTCGCCCTCCTCCTCGCGCTTGCTCCCTTCCTCAGCGCCCAGACCGCGCCGACGCTGGTGCCCGACATCTCGGCGCGGCGGATCGACATCCAGTACAGCTTCACCGGCGCGCAGCTCCTGCTGTTCGGCGCGATCGTCTACCCGCGCGGCCGGGTGCCCGAGGCGCCGGCCGACATCGTGGTGGTGCTGAAAGGTCCGAGCCAGCCGATCATGGTGCGCGAGAAGCAGCGCCTCGCCGGCATCTGGACCAATGCCGATTCGAACCGCTTCCGCTCGGCCCCCGGCTTCTACGCGGTCGCCTCCTCGCGCCCGATCTCCACATTGGTCGATAGCCGCACCGCCGCCATTTACGAGCTCGGCCTGCAGAACCTCCAGCTCTCGCCCGGCGGCGGTGCCCAGCCCGACAAGGAACGGCGCTTCGAAGCCGGATTGCTCGACCTGCGCCGCCGCCAAGGCCTCTATGTCGAGGACGGCTCGGGGGTCGAGATTAGCGCCAACGTCCTCTACCGCGCGCGCATCTTCATCCCCAGCCAGGTCCCGGTCGGCACCTACACGGCCGAGACCTTCCTGATCGAGCGCGGCAAGGTCATCGCCGCTGCCACCAAGGAAATCCAGGTCGGCAAGTCGGGGTTCGAGCGGGTGGTCGCCCAGGCCGCCCGACGCCACGCCTTCGCCTATGGCCTCGCCGCGGTTGCGTTGTCGCTGTTCCTCGGCTGGGCCGCCGCCGCCGCCTTCCGCCGCCGCGGCGCCTAA
- a CDS encoding ATP-binding protein, whose product MTDQPSLKAFLDELSSFNDEDSTGGHVPSPAHKLEPIGAVLEIAGSGSRIRMDAARLNAISTHADQSVAMSGQVGSQVKMALDGSWLIANVRTMKGDDDGTISAMIDFLGEADRDSSDRMSNFRRGVTRYPIPGCPVLPVSTDDLRSVFAASNSAHVEIGTVYPTDDIRGALYIDPMLSKHFAVLGSTGTGKSTSVALILHRISQYSPEGHIVMIDPHGEYSAAFKGIGELFNVDNLQLPYWLLNFEEHCEVLLTTDGAERQRDADILAKVLLAARTRTKSSEQYGKVTVDSPIPYLLTDLNQILVNEMGKLDRAGDTMPYQRLKNKLDELRADPRYTFMFSGMLVSDNMGSFLAKLFRLPANGRPISIVDVSGVPSEVTSVVVSVLARMVFDYAIWSRTEAQRPLLLVCEEAHRYVPKDESAKGQAVRKILERIAKEGRKYGVSLGLITQRPSDLAEGVLSQCGTIISMRLNNDRDQACVRAAMPEGARGFLDSIPALRNRECIVCGEGVAIPIRVRFDDLEPEKRPASADPSFAALWRETGGEEEIIGRTIKRWRGHGR is encoded by the coding sequence ATGACCGACCAACCGAGCCTCAAGGCCTTCCTCGACGAGCTTTCGAGCTTCAACGACGAGGATTCGACCGGCGGCCACGTGCCTTCGCCCGCGCACAAGCTCGAGCCGATCGGCGCGGTGCTCGAGATCGCCGGCTCGGGCTCGCGCATCCGGATGGACGCGGCCCGCCTCAACGCGATCAGCACCCACGCCGACCAGTCGGTCGCCATGTCCGGGCAGGTCGGCAGCCAGGTCAAGATGGCCTTGGACGGCAGCTGGCTGATCGCCAACGTCCGCACCATGAAGGGCGATGACGACGGCACCATCTCGGCGATGATCGACTTCCTCGGTGAGGCCGACCGCGACAGCTCCGACCGGATGAGCAACTTCCGCCGCGGCGTCACCCGCTATCCCATCCCCGGTTGTCCGGTGCTGCCGGTGTCGACCGACGACCTCCGCTCGGTGTTCGCCGCGTCCAACTCGGCGCACGTCGAGATCGGCACCGTCTATCCGACCGACGACATTCGTGGCGCGCTCTACATCGACCCGATGCTGTCGAAGCATTTCGCGGTCCTGGGCTCGACCGGTACCGGCAAGTCGACCAGCGTCGCGCTGATCCTCCATCGCATCTCGCAGTACAGCCCCGAGGGGCACATCGTGATGATCGATCCCCACGGCGAATATAGCGCCGCGTTCAAGGGCATCGGCGAGTTGTTCAACGTCGACAACCTCCAGCTGCCCTACTGGCTGCTCAATTTCGAAGAGCATTGCGAAGTGCTCCTCACCACCGACGGGGCCGAACGCCAGCGCGATGCCGACATCCTCGCCAAGGTGCTGCTCGCCGCGCGCACCCGGACCAAGTCGTCCGAGCAGTACGGCAAGGTCACCGTCGACTCGCCCATCCCCTACCTGCTGACCGACCTCAACCAGATCCTGGTCAACGAGATGGGCAAGCTCGACCGCGCCGGCGACACCATGCCCTATCAGCGGCTCAAGAATAAGCTCGACGAGCTGCGCGCCGACCCGCGCTACACCTTCATGTTCTCAGGGATGCTGGTCAGCGACAACATGGGCAGCTTCCTCGCCAAGCTGTTCCGCCTCCCCGCCAACGGCCGCCCGATCTCGATCGTCGACGTCTCTGGCGTCCCTTCCGAGGTCACCTCGGTGGTGGTTTCGGTGCTCGCCCGCATGGTGTTCGATTATGCCATCTGGTCGCGGACCGAAGCGCAGCGTCCGCTGCTGTTGGTCTGCGAGGAAGCCCACCGCTACGTCCCCAAGGACGAGAGCGCCAAGGGCCAGGCCGTCCGCAAGATCCTCGAGCGGATCGCCAAGGAAGGCCGTAAGTATGGCGTGTCGCTCGGCCTCATCACCCAGCGTCCGTCCGACTTGGCCGAAGGCGTGTTGTCGCAGTGCGGCACGATCATCTCGATGCGCCTCAACAACGACCGCGACCAGGCCTGCGTCCGCGCGGCGATGCCCGAAGGCGCGCGCGGCTTCCTCGATTCGATCCCGGCGCTCCGCAACCGCGAATGCATCGTCTGCGGCGAGGGTGTCGCCATTCCCATCCGCGTCCGCTTCGACGACCTCGAACCCGAGAAGCGCCCGGCCTCGGCCGACCCCAGCTTCGCGGCGCTGTGGCGCGAGACCGGCGGCGAGGAAGAAATCATCGGCCGCACGATCAAGCGGTGGCGAGGGCACGGCCGCTAA
- a CDS encoding DUF3008 family protein produces MPAKSAAQQKAAGAALSAKRGDTPRSELKGASKSMASSMSEKELEKMAKTSRKGKPEHKS; encoded by the coding sequence ATGCCAGCTAAATCAGCCGCTCAACAGAAGGCCGCTGGCGCGGCTCTTTCAGCTAAGCGAGGTGACACACCTAGAAGCGAGCTCAAGGGTGCGTCGAAGTCGATGGCCTCTTCGATGAGTGAGAAAGAGCTTGAGAAGATGGCCAAGACTAGCCGCAAGGGAAAGCCTGAGCACAAATCCTAA
- a CDS encoding M23 family metallopeptidase, with protein sequence MYQSRILAHDAAPLFGSKPPPPLSWRERMRELDVVVDLGAGLFSRRWWRGLATLVALLGLVAWLAPRFEPLPGDRAEWFDAPQAEQWDALGIGGLAAGSPTGLPMAETGAVTPLSEAPVRTEVALVGAIGPGNDGLTGLLVRSGTVAADAARAAALVRGTGRPLAPGTMVSFTLGAPLAGGARPLQRLELQAGMDLRVRLARAGEALALSTTGIAVDRRPLRIRGKVGDGLYWSLRAAGASPMAAAQYLQAIATQVEVGSAVATDDRFTLVLANARAATGETVTGPLLYAGLERTLGAPLQLVKWNGQWVDAASSGSAAPRTSSGIFWPVQARITSTFGMRYHPILHYARMHKGVDFGAHYGQPIQAAAEGQVIQAGWAGGYGQQVRIAHGNGLVTSYSHMSRMAVTPGTLVHQGQVIGFVGSTGLSTGPHLHFETLQGGVAVNPLGVRFTSVAPVNPGASAAIKARVKELLGG encoded by the coding sequence ATGTATCAGTCGCGCATCCTTGCCCATGACGCCGCGCCCCTGTTCGGGTCGAAGCCGCCGCCCCCGCTAAGCTGGCGCGAGCGGATGCGCGAGCTCGACGTGGTGGTCGACCTCGGCGCCGGGCTGTTCAGCAGGCGCTGGTGGCGCGGGCTGGCGACGCTGGTGGCGCTGCTCGGGCTAGTCGCCTGGCTGGCGCCGCGATTCGAGCCGCTGCCGGGCGACCGCGCCGAATGGTTCGACGCGCCCCAGGCCGAGCAATGGGATGCGCTGGGGATCGGCGGGCTGGCGGCGGGCTCGCCGACCGGACTGCCGATGGCCGAAACCGGCGCGGTCACGCCGCTCAGCGAAGCGCCGGTGCGGACCGAGGTCGCGCTGGTCGGAGCGATCGGGCCGGGCAATGACGGGTTGACCGGCCTGCTGGTGCGCAGTGGCACGGTCGCCGCCGACGCCGCGCGCGCCGCCGCGCTGGTGCGCGGGACCGGCAGGCCGCTCGCGCCGGGAACGATGGTCAGCTTCACGCTTGGTGCGCCGCTCGCCGGCGGGGCGCGGCCGCTGCAGCGGCTCGAGCTCCAGGCCGGGATGGACCTGCGGGTGCGGCTGGCGCGCGCCGGGGAGGCGTTGGCGCTCAGCACCACGGGAATCGCGGTCGACCGGCGACCGCTGCGGATCCGGGGCAAGGTCGGCGACGGGCTCTACTGGTCGCTGCGCGCGGCCGGCGCGAGCCCGATGGCGGCGGCGCAATATCTCCAGGCGATCGCGACCCAGGTCGAGGTCGGCAGCGCGGTCGCTACCGACGATCGCTTCACGCTGGTGCTGGCCAACGCCCGCGCCGCGACCGGCGAGACCGTCACCGGGCCCTTGCTCTACGCCGGGCTCGAGCGGACGCTCGGCGCGCCGCTGCAGCTGGTGAAATGGAACGGGCAGTGGGTCGACGCGGCGAGCAGCGGCAGCGCCGCTCCGCGCACCTCGAGCGGGATTTTCTGGCCGGTGCAGGCGCGGATCACCTCGACCTTCGGGATGCGCTACCATCCGATCCTCCACTATGCGCGGATGCACAAGGGGGTCGATTTCGGCGCCCACTACGGCCAGCCGATCCAGGCCGCCGCCGAGGGTCAGGTGATCCAGGCGGGCTGGGCCGGGGGCTATGGCCAGCAGGTGCGCATCGCGCACGGCAACGGGCTCGTCACCAGCTACAGCCACATGAGCCGGATGGCGGTGACGCCGGGGACGCTAGTCCACCAGGGCCAGGTGATCGGCTTCGTCGGCTCGACTGGCCTGTCGACCGGCCCCCACCTCCACTTCGAGACGCTGCAGGGCGGCGTGGCGGTCAACCCGCTCGGCGTCCGCTTTACCAGCGTGGCGCCGGTGAACCCGGGCGCCAGCGCGGCGATCAAGGCGCGGGTGAAGGAATTGTTGGGCGGCTAG
- a CDS encoding helicase-related protein: MANGDGSVRAILGPTNTGKTHLAIERMCAHSSGVMGFPLRLLAREVYDRVVRLKGEASVALLTGEERIVPPTARYWLCTVESMPVPSAVEGPVPNWQDDGQDFAFCAIDEAQLGTDPERGHVFTDRLLRARGREETLILGADTLRPLIRKLIPQAEIVTRPRFSTLRYAGSVKLSRLPPRSAVVAFSAEQVYALAEMLRRFKGGAAVVMGALSPATRNAQVAMFQRGEVDYLVATDAIGMGLNMDVAHVAFAGLEKFDGRRDRRLTIPEMAQIAGRAGRHQRDGTFGTLGLGGDNGAAFSDEEVLAIEEHRFRPLDHLYWRNSDLDFTDVRALIASLEEKSGDPLLRAAPLSIDLAVLKAIAEDPAVAVMRGIQARRLWAACGLPDFRKVGPMHHARMVRRVFSYIGEGGHIAADWFAAEVARLDNVQGDIEALADRLAGVRSWAYIAHRADWLKEPAKWAERTRAVEGRLSDALHAALTQRFVDRRTAVLVRDIGARGADALPVTVAADGEVSVGPEPIGHLAGFDFTVDPTARLADKRLLLAAAERRLGEELDRRARELAEGDDRLFTLRAEPGGEVAIGWGEHVLARLAPGRSLTEPAVRTVRALDRLSAPVRTMLRARLERWVEAQVARHLGDLVRLGKASSDPHHRPPVRALTAMLADAGGLLPRKALAAPIGQLDKDDRAALYRLRVRLGALDAFLPSLLKPEGQRWRAALMAVRGGQPMPALPPPGAATLPPSADRHGAAMAYRRLGQTWLRIDLADRMAAHAHQVRAAGGDEVVDRQLATSLGLDDATLRLLMAEVGFQPKGEAWHWRGQRRRPERAAKPARPGNAFAALADLKR; the protein is encoded by the coding sequence ATGGCCAACGGCGATGGTTCGGTCCGGGCGATCCTCGGGCCGACGAACACCGGCAAGACCCACCTCGCGATCGAGCGGATGTGCGCCCACTCGTCCGGAGTGATGGGCTTCCCGCTCCGCCTGCTCGCCCGCGAAGTCTATGATCGCGTGGTCAGGCTGAAGGGCGAGGCCAGCGTCGCGCTGCTCACCGGCGAGGAACGGATCGTTCCCCCGACCGCGCGTTACTGGCTGTGCACGGTGGAATCGATGCCTGTCCCGAGCGCAGTCGAGGGGCCCGTCCCGAACTGGCAGGACGACGGCCAGGACTTCGCCTTCTGCGCGATCGACGAGGCGCAGCTCGGCACCGATCCTGAGCGTGGCCACGTTTTCACCGACCGCCTGCTCCGCGCCCGCGGCCGCGAGGAGACGCTGATCCTCGGCGCCGACACGCTCCGCCCGCTGATCCGCAAACTGATCCCGCAAGCCGAGATCGTCACCCGCCCGCGCTTCTCCACCCTGCGCTATGCCGGCTCGGTCAAGCTGTCGCGCCTGCCCCCGCGCTCGGCGGTGGTCGCCTTCTCGGCCGAGCAGGTCTACGCGCTCGCCGAGATGCTGCGTCGCTTCAAGGGCGGCGCGGCGGTGGTGATGGGCGCTCTCTCCCCGGCCACCCGCAACGCCCAGGTCGCGATGTTCCAGCGTGGCGAGGTCGATTATCTCGTCGCCACCGACGCCATCGGCATGGGCCTCAACATGGACGTCGCCCACGTCGCCTTCGCGGGCCTCGAGAAGTTCGACGGCCGCCGCGACCGCCGCCTGACCATCCCCGAAATGGCGCAGATCGCCGGCCGTGCCGGGCGCCACCAGCGCGACGGCACCTTCGGCACGCTGGGCCTGGGCGGCGACAATGGCGCCGCGTTCAGCGACGAAGAAGTCCTCGCGATCGAGGAGCACCGCTTCCGCCCGCTCGACCATCTCTACTGGCGCAACTCCGACCTCGACTTCACCGATGTCCGCGCGCTGATCGCCAGCCTCGAGGAGAAGAGCGGCGATCCCCTGCTCCGCGCCGCGCCGCTGTCGATCGACCTCGCGGTCCTGAAGGCGATCGCCGAGGATCCCGCGGTGGCGGTGATGCGTGGCATCCAGGCGCGGCGGCTGTGGGCGGCCTGTGGCCTCCCCGACTTCCGCAAGGTCGGCCCGATGCACCATGCGCGGATGGTCCGCCGGGTGTTCAGTTACATCGGCGAAGGCGGCCACATCGCCGCCGACTGGTTCGCCGCCGAGGTCGCCCGGCTCGACAATGTCCAGGGCGACATCGAGGCGCTCGCCGACCGTCTCGCCGGGGTGCGCAGCTGGGCCTATATCGCCCATCGCGCCGACTGGCTGAAGGAGCCCGCCAAGTGGGCTGAGCGTACGCGAGCCGTTGAGGGTCGCCTCAGCGATGCGCTTCATGCCGCGCTGACCCAGCGCTTCGTCGATCGTCGCACTGCCGTTCTCGTCCGCGACATCGGCGCGCGCGGCGCCGATGCGCTGCCGGTCACCGTCGCCGCCGACGGCGAGGTTAGTGTCGGGCCCGAGCCGATCGGCCATCTCGCCGGCTTCGACTTCACCGTCGATCCCACCGCGCGCCTTGCCGACAAGCGCCTGCTCCTCGCCGCCGCCGAGCGCCGCCTCGGCGAAGAACTCGACCGCCGCGCCAGGGAACTGGCCGAAGGCGACGACCGCCTGTTCACCCTGCGCGCCGAGCCTGGCGGCGAGGTCGCGATCGGCTGGGGCGAGCACGTCCTCGCCCGCCTCGCCCCCGGCCGCTCGCTGACCGAGCCCGCGGTCCGCACCGTCCGCGCGCTCGACCGCCTGTCGGCACCGGTGCGCACCATGCTCCGCGCCCGGCTCGAGCGCTGGGTCGAGGCGCAGGTCGCGCGCCACCTCGGCGACCTCGTCCGGCTCGGCAAGGCCTCGTCCGACCCGCACCATCGCCCGCCGGTCCGCGCGCTCACCGCGATGCTCGCCGACGCCGGCGGGCTGCTGCCGCGCAAGGCGCTCGCCGCGCCGATCGGCCAGCTCGACAAGGACGACCGCGCCGCGCTCTACCGCCTGCGCGTGCGGCTGGGCGCGCTCGATGCCTTCCTACCCTCGCTGCTCAAGCCCGAGGGCCAGCGCTGGCGCGCCGCGCTGATGGCGGTGCGCGGGGGTCAACCGATGCCGGCGCTTCCCCCGCCCGGCGCCGCGACCCTGCCGCCCAGCGCCGACCGCCACGGCGCGGCGATGGCCTACCGCCGGCTCGGTCAGACCTGGCTGCGCATCGACCTCGCCGACCGCATGGCCGCGCACGCCCACCAGGTCCGCGCAGCCGGCGGCGACGAGGTGGTCGACCGCCAGCTCGCAACCTCGCTCGGGCTCGACGACGCGACGCTGCGCCTGCTGATGGCCGAGGTCGGCTTTCAGCCCAAGGGCGAGGCGTGGCACTGGCGCGGCCAGCGCCGCCGCCCCGAGCGCGCGGCCAAGCCCGCCCGCCCCGGCAACGCCTTCGCCGCGCTGGCGGATTTGAAGCGGTGA
- a CDS encoding RNA-binding S4 domain-containing protein: protein MRIDRFLFCVRLIKSRTQAQELLAQGRTRIDGKRVEKPSEEVKVGSIVALPLRGQVRIVRVLALPDRRGPPAEARTCYEDVDERPPTSPVDGTPAPQ from the coding sequence ATGCGCATCGACCGCTTCCTGTTCTGCGTCCGCCTGATCAAATCCCGCACCCAGGCGCAGGAGTTGCTCGCGCAAGGGCGCACCCGCATCGACGGCAAAAGGGTCGAGAAACCATCCGAGGAAGTGAAGGTCGGCAGCATCGTCGCGCTACCGCTGCGCGGTCAGGTCCGCATCGTCCGCGTCCTCGCCCTCCCCGACCGCCGCGGGCCGCCGGCCGAAGCCCGCACTTGCTACGAGGACGTGGACGAGCGGCCGCCCACCAGCCCCGTTGACGGAACGCCGGCCCCGCAATAG
- the fdxA gene encoding ferredoxin FdxA, with amino-acid sequence MTYVVTDACIRCKYMDCVEVCPVDCFYEGENMLVINPNECIDCGVCEPECPAEAILPDTESGNEQWLELNSTFSSQWPNITRKKDSPADADEHKGEEGKYDKYFSADPGAGD; translated from the coding sequence ATGACCTACGTCGTCACCGACGCCTGCATCCGCTGCAAGTATATGGACTGCGTCGAGGTCTGTCCGGTCGACTGCTTCTACGAGGGCGAGAACATGCTCGTCATCAACCCCAACGAGTGCATCGACTGCGGCGTGTGCGAGCCCGAGTGCCCGGCCGAGGCGATCCTGCCCGACACCGAGAGCGGCAACGAGCAGTGGCTCGAACTCAACTCGACCTTCTCGAGCCAGTGGCCCAACATCACCCGCAAGAAGGATTCGCCCGCCGACGCCGACGAGCACAAGGGCGAGGAAGGCAAGTACGACAAATATTTCTCGGCCGACCCCGGCGCGGGCGACTAA
- a CDS encoding MipA/OmpV family protein, with product MKHLLPAAAALFALVPTVAAAQETAPPETATTAPSNDLRVRVGGGVQTRPSFIGSDNNDIVPLFRLSIARGDHEFHFSAPDDGLSLPLFTSGGFSIGPIGYLQSRRRNSDAGVAIGEVKRSVEVGGFVDYVLDDSIRLRAELRQGVTGHKALVGQVGADKIWRDGDKYVFSIGPRVMFGSGKFDRTYFGVSPAASLATGLPAYTPGSGVYAVALASGLNVDLGHRFGLFGFGRYERLVGDAAKSPFIRTYGSRNQFSAGAGLTYTFTVRR from the coding sequence ATGAAGCATCTCCTTCCCGCCGCCGCGGCGCTATTCGCTCTCGTTCCCACCGTCGCCGCCGCGCAGGAAACCGCGCCGCCCGAGACCGCCACGACCGCGCCGTCCAACGACCTGCGCGTCCGCGTCGGTGGCGGGGTGCAGACCCGGCCGAGCTTCATCGGCTCCGACAATAACGACATCGTCCCGCTATTCCGGCTGAGCATCGCCCGCGGCGACCATGAATTCCATTTCTCCGCGCCCGACGACGGCCTGTCGCTGCCGCTCTTCACCAGCGGCGGCTTCTCGATCGGCCCGATCGGCTATCTCCAGTCGCGCCGCCGCAACAGCGACGCCGGGGTGGCGATCGGCGAGGTCAAGCGCTCGGTCGAGGTCGGCGGCTTCGTCGACTATGTGCTCGACGACAGCATCCGGCTGCGCGCCGAGCTGCGCCAGGGCGTCACCGGGCACAAGGCGCTGGTCGGCCAGGTCGGTGCCGACAAGATCTGGCGCGACGGCGATAAATATGTCTTCTCGATCGGGCCGCGGGTGATGTTCGGCAGCGGCAAGTTCGACCGCACCTATTTCGGGGTCAGCCCGGCGGCGTCGCTGGCGACCGGCCTGCCCGCCTATACCCCGGGCAGCGGTGTCTATGCGGTGGCGCTGGCGAGCGGGCTCAATGTCGACCTCGGCCATCGCTTCGGGCTGTTCGGCTTCGGCCGCTACGAGCGGCTGGTCGGAGATGCGGCCAAGTCGCCGTTCATCCGCACCTACGGTTCGCGCAACCAGTTTTCGGCGGGCGCCGGCCTGACCTATACCTTCACCGTCCGGCGCTAG